From Montipora foliosa isolate CH-2021 chromosome 6, ASM3666993v2, whole genome shotgun sequence, a single genomic window includes:
- the LOC138005389 gene encoding uncharacterized G-patch domain protein DDB_G0278987-like, with translation MAANNANNTSTFMEEIQRRTRENAWETIGQKFGLTAEEAEKKYKNIRTCYTRYLKKVKSVPSGSGRDAVPKTGEFANLQWLDQHISHRKSASNWSNHDSDKEEASQLQEDVQMNNSSSSTQSHDSIDDTEQGSADSPASSESRPSSSSNQSPTNANEVAEVVNPKKPTASALKTTKRSWAAANRQKGSTKEDIDLAMMQIAQELLQEPSEKTPSVDDDDEEMLFARSFAKRLKKLPERAKAFVRIQLEQIMFQAEFAPAQQYPAPVNPMHMGYNHTDYQPQYGHHPCSSDCTPNLQSL, from the exons atggcggcaaacaACGCGAATAACACATCTACATTTATGGAAGAAATACAGCG AAGAACCAGAGAAAACGCCTGGGAAACGATTGGCCAGAAATTCGGTCTTACTGCAGAGGAAGCCGAAAAGAAGTACAAGAACATTCGCACTTGTTATACACGCTATCTGAAGAAAGTGAAAAGCGTTCCTTCTGGGTCGGGAAGGGATGCTGTCCCGAAGACTGGGGAGTTTGCAAACCTACAATGGCTCGATCAACACATAAGCCACAGAAAAAGTGCGTCTAACTGGTCAAATCATGACAGCGACAAGGAAGAAGCTTCGCAACTCCAAGAAGACGTCCAAATGAACAACAGCTCAAGCTCGACCCAAAGCCATGACAGTATCGACGATACAGAGCAAGGCTCAGCCGATTCGCCTGCGTCTTCTGAGTCAAGgccaagttcaagttcaaatcAATCGCCTACTAATGCAAACGAAGTGGCAGAGGTGGTAAACCCAAAGAAACCAACGGCATCTGCATTGAAGACAACAAAGCGTTCATGGGCAGCAGCTAATCGCCAAAAAGGCAGCACAAAAGAGGACATTGATCTGGCAATGATGCAAATTGCACAAGAACTCTTGCAAGAACCATCAGAAAAGACTCCATCtgttgatgacgatgatgaagaaATGCTTTTTGCAAGGAGCTTTGCAAAAAGACTTAAAAAACTCCCAGAAAGAGCAAAGGCGTTTGTGAGGATTCAACTAGAACAGATAATGTTCCAAGCAGAATTTGCACCAGCACAACAGTACCCTGCTCCAGTCAACCCAATGCATATGGGCTATAATCACACAGACTATCAACCACAGTATGGGCATCATCCTTGTAGTTCTGATTGCACCCCAAACCTACAATCACTATAA